Genomic DNA from Chitinophaga lutea:
TCTTCCATCGTCCGTTCGGAGAGGTAGCGGAAAATGTTGCCCAGCAGCACAGAGGTCACGATCGTGATGCACACATACAGCAGCGTACGCTCCAGTCCGTAGCGGTGATGCGCCAGGCTGGAGTAATAATTCAGTAGCCGGAATACATCGAAAGGGCTGTTGGGTTTGGTAACTACTTCCGTGGCGTCGTGCTGGCTGAACAGCGTGTTGAGCAAAGGCGCCAGCAAGGCGAGATTGAGTGTGCCGAATAAAATGGCAAAAAAAGTGAATATGATATATGGTATGGCGTATTTCCCGATCGGTTTCGCAAAAGATAACAGCCTGAAGTATGTCTTCATATCAATCAGCTTATGGTTAAATGGCCCTGTAGATAAATTTAAGGCATTTTTCCGGCAAAGCTGTCAATAACTACCATTCGCCTTCCCACTCTTTGTAAAACCTTTCAAGGTAGGTTTCCATGTACGCATGCCGTTCCGCGGCCAGTCTGCGGCCGGTGGCGGTGTTCATCATGTCTTTGAGCAGCAGCAGTTTTTCGTAGAAATGGTTGATGGTGGGGGCGGAGGAATGTTTGTATTCCTCTTTGCTCATCTGCAGGTTAGGCGCCACGGCAGGGTCGTAGAGCGCCCTGTTCTTAAACCCGCCATAGTTGAATGCACGGGCGATGCCGATGGCGCCCATCGCGTCGAGCCGGTCAGCATCCTGCACCACGCCCATTTCGGGAGAATAAAATACGCGCTTCTCCAGTGCATTTTTAAACGACATGTAACGGATGATGTTTTCCACGTGCCATGCCGTTTCTTCTGGCACGGCCTGCGCGCGCATGAACGCGGCGGCTTTCGCGGGGCCGATACTTTCGTCGCCGCCGTGAAATTTGGGGTCCGCAATATCGTGCAGGAGCGCGGCGAGCTCCACCACCACCAAGTCCACATTTTCTTCCGCCGCAATATGGCGTGCCTGCTGCCATACGCGGTAAATGTGCCACCAGTCGTGGCCGCCTTCGGCTTCCGCCAGTTCCTGTTGTACGAATGCTGTTGTAATACCGATGAGCTCGCTGTGATTATTTGCCATACTTGTTTATCCAGTTGATGATTTCTGTTGTAACCAGTTGTAAGACTGCGGGTTTGCCAAGACCAAGGTCGTGCCCTTCGTTGGGAAGACTGACGAGTTTATATGTCACCGTCTGCTGCTGCAGTTTGGCCGTCAGTATCTCCGCCTGGCTGTATAATACCACGTTATCGGCGGTGCCGTGAATGAGCAGGGTGGGGATGTTTTTCAGCTGGTGAACGGGGCTGGCTTCCGCGAATTGCGGCGCCAGGGGCTGGCTCCCGGTGTAGGCTGCGCCCACGATATTGAAGATGGCGGTGCCCAGGCCCACGGAGGCCGCGTAATTCAGCATGGTGATATTGGTGAGATCGGTGGGCCCGGCCATCGAGATGATGCCGCTGATACGCCCGCCGCTGTCGTATTTATAACCGTATAATAATGACAGGTGAGCGCCCGCGCTGGCGCCGCAGATGATGAAACGGGTATTGCGGATGCCCCATGTGGCGGCGTTGGCGGCGCATAAGCTGACGGCTTTGTGCACGTCTTCCATTAATGCGGCGTAGTGAAGACTGGCGTCTGCATACCGGTAGTTGATGGATATGCTGGCAATGCCGTTTTGCAGCAGGAAATCCTGGAAACCCTTCATATCTTCCTTGTTGCCCGCCATCCAGGCGCCGCCATGGATCAACACCACAACCGGCGTCTGTTCGCTGCGGTTGGCAGGTAATGCCACATCCATTTTATGCCGGGCATGCTGGCCATACGCCACGTTGGTGAGGCGCACCGTTTCGCCGGAAGATGGTTTCGCGGGTTCTTTTTCCGTGCACGCGGCGGTAAACAGCAGGCAGAAAAACAGG
This window encodes:
- a CDS encoding HD domain-containing protein, yielding MANNHSELIGITTAFVQQELAEAEGGHDWWHIYRVWQQARHIAAEENVDLVVVELAALLHDIADPKFHGGDESIGPAKAAAFMRAQAVPEETAWHVENIIRYMSFKNALEKRVFYSPEMGVVQDADRLDAMGAIGIARAFNYGGFKNRALYDPAVAPNLQMSKEEYKHSSAPTINHFYEKLLLLKDMMNTATGRRLAAERHAYMETYLERFYKEWEGEW
- a CDS encoding alpha/beta hydrolase, with product MKPMQFLLFFCLLFTAACTEKEPAKPSSGETVRLTNVAYGQHARHKMDVALPANRSEQTPVVVLIHGGAWMAGNKEDMKGFQDFLLQNGIASISINYRYADASLHYAALMEDVHKAVSLCAANAATWGIRNTRFIICGASAGAHLSLLYGYKYDSGGRISGIISMAGPTDLTNITMLNYAASVGLGTAIFNIVGAAYTGSQPLAPQFAEASPVHQLKNIPTLLIHGTADNVVLYSQAEILTAKLQQQTVTYKLVSLPNEGHDLGLGKPAVLQLVTTEIINWINKYGK